In the Trinickia acidisoli genome, CGTGCCGGTATGGTAGTCGGAGCGAATGCCCGCTTCATCGGCAAAATAGATCACCGCGCCTTGCGCGCGGGCTTGCGCCTTGATCGCCGGATACGTCTTGGTTTCCCACTCGTGCACGAGTTGGGTGTCTTGCTGCCAAGCTTGATACAGCGGCTTTTGGACGGAAAAGCCAAGCAGCTTCATGACACGGCTGACCGAGGCCAACGCCAAAGATTTGCCGAACTGGCGCTTGATCAGCTCGCTGATCAACGACAGTGTCCACAGACCGAATTCGAACTTGAACTGTTGGGGAGAGTTGTCGCGAACCGCCTGGGCAATCCAACGCATTTCGTCGGCACTGATCTTCGGTGGCCGCCCCGGAATCGGCTTGGCCAAAAGTGCATTCTGTCCGCCTTCGGCGAACTGGGCGAGCCAGTTAAAAACCGTGCGAGTGCTCACGCCGAACGCAGCCGCTATCGATGCCACCGTTGTGCCTTCGCGCGCCGCCTTAACCGCTTGTTGGCGCATGACCTGGAGCGTGTGGTGATCCAGCTTGCGGCCGTCTGATGAACGTTTGCATTTCATCCAGCCATTGTCTCACGGATGTGAAATTACTTTCTAAAAACTTAGTAACCAGCTACCGTTGGTATCCGAAATTCGCGCCCAAC is a window encoding:
- a CDS encoding IS630 family transposase; this translates as MKCKRSSDGRKLDHHTLQVMRQQAVKAAREGTTVASIAAAFGVSTRTVFNWLAQFAEGGQNALLAKPIPGRPPKISADEMRWIAQAVRDNSPQQFKFEFGLWTLSLISELIKRQFGKSLALASVSRVMKLLGFSVQKPLYQAWQQDTQLVHEWETKTYPAIKAQARAQGAVIYFADEAGIRSDYHTGTTWAPVGQTPVVEVTGRRFSFNMISAVSPGGEFRFMIHEGSVRATTFKEFLARLMVGASKPIFLIVDGHPIHKSKLVKDYVASLDGQLTLFYLPPYAPQLNPDEQVWAHVKRRVSRQLVQSLDDMKSLALGALRRIQKLPDLVKSFVSDPLSTSTQQDSERGA